In Streptomyces rapamycinicus NRRL 5491, the genomic stretch ACGACCGCCAGGGCACTCAGGGGAACGAGCACGACGACGAAGTGCACGACCAGGACGTGTGCGGGCAGGCCGTTGACAACGGTGATGCTCATCTTTTTCCTCCAGAAAGTGACCACGAGAGGTCGGCGCGGGCACGGGCGCTCAGCCTGTCGGCCTATGAGGCGCGCCAGACTGTCACAGGAAGCTCTGAGCTTCCTCTGAACCCGTCCCTTCCGGAGGCCGCTCCGGAACCGAAAACGCCGCCCGGTCCGGCCACTGGAGCACAGGCCCGTCGGCACGGGCGTCTCCTGCCCGATCGGCGTGGCCCCTGCGGATGGCTAATCCGTCCGGTAGGGGTGGTTTTTGGGCCTGTCCGCGAAACGACCCAAGATCCCCCGTCAGCAGTACCTCCTGTTAATGCGTTCGCAGCTGCCTGACTGGTGAACTGGCGTACTTCCGCGCTGTTCCGGCCAATGCAGGGCTCTGCGTGCATAACAGTGGCGAATGCGTCACAACATGGAATACACACCCGGCCCCATGCCGGACGTCCCTGTTCCTCTTCGGGGCCGTAAAGGCCCTGGCCGTACCTTCCCGAGATTTCCGCCCTTCGGAACGTGAGCACGGACATCCACGGCTGCATCGAGACCCGCCATCCGTGTGCCGATCACGACTGGTACGACGACGAGCCGTGGCTGTACGCCATGGACCCGGCAGTGGCTGGGAGCACGTCTTCGCCGTGATGAAGGCCCTGGCAGGACGCTTCGGCCCACGAGGGGTTCGGCTGGTCGCCTACTTCGACTGATCCGCGCCGTACTACGGGGCACGCACGGGGTTTCTTGCCCGATAGGCGTGGCCGAAGCCGTCGGGTGACCACTGGCGTCACGTCACCCCTGCCAGACCGGCGTTGCCCCGCTGGAAGCTGAGGGCGCCGCCTCCGTCATTCGGGCGATGTGATATCTCGGACTCGATACGCTGAGTGCGGCTGCGTGCCGCTTCGGGCGCGGACCGGTCCGGGGTTGCGTGGCTGCCGTTGTCAGGCGGAGTCGGAGCGCGCCTGCCGCAGGTTGTCCCGCACGGTACGCGTCACGGGGTGGTCCTCGCCCAGGACTCGGACGCATGCGGTGAGGGTCTGTTCGTACAGCGGGATGGCGCGGTTCAGGTCTCCTGCTCCTTGGTAGGCGTGGGCGAGGTTGTTGCGGGAAGCCAGGGTGTCGGGGTGGTCTTCGCCCAGGATCCGCACCCGGTCGGCGAGGGTCTGCTCGTGCAGGGGGATGGCACGGTTCGGGTCCCCCGCCGCTTTATAGGCCCCCGCGAGGTTGTTGCGGGAAGTCAGGGTCTGGGGATGGTCTTCGCCCAGCACCCGGAGGTGGTCGGTGAGGCTGTGCTCGTACAGGGGGATGGCGCGGCCCAGATTCCCCGCCGCCAGGTAGATCCCCGCGAGGTTGTTGCGGGAGGTCAGGGTGTCGGGGTGGTCTTCGCCCAGGATCCGGATCCGGCCGTCGAGCGTCTGCTTGGACAGGCGGACGGCCCGGACCAGATCGCCTTTCAACTCATAGGAGTAGGCCAGGTTGTTGCAGGAGTTCAGGGTCTGGGGGTGGTCCTTGCCCAGAATCCGGATCTGGTCGCTGAGGGTCTGCTTCTGGAGGGGGATGGCCCGGTTCGGGTTCCCCGCCGCCTGATAGGCGGTGGCGAGGCTGTGACGCGAGCTCAGGGTGTTGGGGTGGTCATCGCCCAGTACCCGGATGTGGTCGGTGAGAGTCTGTTCGTACAGGGGGATGGCACGAGCGAGATTCCCCGCGTTGAGGTGGGCCCCTGCGAGGCTGTGACGATAGATCAGGGTGTGGGGGTGGTCTTCGCCCAGGATCCGGATGCTGTCGGTAAGGGTCTGTTCGTGCAGGGAGATCGCCTGGTTCAGGTTCTCTGCCATTTGGTAGGCCCTGGCGAGGCTGTGCCGACAAGCCAGGGTGGTGGGGTCGTCCTCGCCGTGGAGCCGGGCTGAGGCAGCGGCGGCCCGTTCGGCGTAGGCGGTGGCTTGGGCGGGTTGGCGCTGGCTCAGCAGGAAGCGGGACGTGCCGTGCAGGATGAGGGCGGTGTCCGTAGTGTCTGTGCGGAAATGGGCGGCATGGGTCTCGATGTGGGGGAGCAGGTCGCGCCAGCGTGGCCATTCCGTCGGGTTGGTCTCCGGATCCTGAGGGAGGGCGGCCATGAGGAGGGATGTGCTGGTGGCGCGGGCTTCGGTGATGGCGCCTTCGGTGCGGTGGGGGTCGTCAGGGTCGGGGGTGCGGGCGACGGCTTGAACCAGGCGGTGCGTGGCCACGGCGGTCTCGGTGAGCGTGATCATGCTGAAGTCGGCGAGGAGGGCCAGGGCGTCGGATTCCGCGCCAGGGTCCTCGGCAAGGCCGTCCAACAGGTCGCGGGGGATCTCGTTCGGAGCGAGCCAGGCCATGATCTGAAGCAGGCGAACGGCCAAGGGATCACGGTTGGCGATCGTGTCGACGGTGACGCGCCAGGTGCGGGCGATCGTGGTGCTGTGAGGGTCGCCGTTGCCGGGGGTGGCGAGCATGCGGGCGGTCTGCGCACGGAAGCGTTCCAGGTAGCCGGAGAAGGTGCTGCGTGTACGGCGGACGTACGTACCGGCCTGCTCCAGTGCCAGAGGCAAACAGCCCAGTTCCGCGGCCAGTTCAGCGGCGGCCGAGTGCTCGGCGGCACCGTTTCGACCGGCCAAGTGGCACAGCAGGCCGACGGCGGCCTCCAGGCCCAGCACGTCCAGGTGCAGCGGCTCGTCGGCCAGCGCGTCCCAGCCGTGGCTGAGGCGGCTGGTGACGAGGTGGCTGCCACCGGTCA encodes the following:
- the fxsT gene encoding FxSxx-COOH system tetratricopeptide repeat protein, which gives rise to MTGDITQPALPPQPGPATSGSRSPAVGTNYGTVHAGDVRVQTPVALPSPAGLPTPHGTHNLPRPVSHRFVGREEETANLKRALHPGNARAATQVVTQTVSGLGGIGKSSLALHYAHGHRTEYTAVWWINAEIPETITASLAQLTARLTPGIDASTIASDVLAEWALAWLETHSGWLLVFDNATDPHHLAPYLARLTGGSHLVTSRLSHGWDALADEPLHLDVLGLEAAVGLLCHLAGRNGAAEHSAAAELAAELGCLPLALEQAGTYVRRTRSTFSGYLERFRAQTARMLATPGNGDPHSTTIARTWRVTVDTIANRDPLAVRLLQIMAWLAPNEIPRDLLDGLAEDPGAESDALALLADFSMITLTETAVATHRLVQAVARTPDPDDPHRTEGAITEARATSTSLLMAALPQDPETNPTEWPRWRDLLPHIETHAAHFRTDTTDTALILHGTSRFLLSQRQPAQATAYAERAAAASARLHGEDDPTTLACRHSLARAYQMAENLNQAISLHEQTLTDSIRILGEDHPHTLIYRHSLAGAHLNAGNLARAIPLYEQTLTDHIRVLGDDHPNTLSSRHSLATAYQAAGNPNRAIPLQKQTLSDQIRILGKDHPQTLNSCNNLAYSYELKGDLVRAVRLSKQTLDGRIRILGEDHPDTLTSRNNLAGIYLAAGNLGRAIPLYEHSLTDHLRVLGEDHPQTLTSRNNLAGAYKAAGDPNRAIPLHEQTLADRVRILGEDHPDTLASRNNLAHAYQGAGDLNRAIPLYEQTLTACVRVLGEDHPVTRTVRDNLRQARSDSA